In Brachypodium distachyon strain Bd21 chromosome 2, Brachypodium_distachyon_v3.0, whole genome shotgun sequence, one genomic interval encodes:
- the LOC100832639 gene encoding phospholipase A1 EG1, chloroplastic/mitochondrial — translation MRASHPNPQWDFLCLSVSPYICPLTPRASPMHHHPSLPAIPFSSPPIYGLGVPTASIAAQQQLMAFAAPATTLAASAMALSPQCASTLPSTSNCNRRRCCSSRASAAAAMSTACVPVERRRAAAPSSSVAGMWRQVQGCSDWAGLLDHAVVRGEVARYGELVDACYKAFDLDPSSRRHLNCKYGKERMLEAVGMAGAGYEVTKYIYAAPDVSVPMESSSAASRWIGYVAVSTDEMSRRLGRRDVVVSFRGTVTPAEWMANLMSSLEPARLDPCDPRPDVKVESGFLSLYTSADKTCRFGGAGSCREQLLRELSRLLDSHYSSASASAPASDISITLAGHSMGSALALLLAYDLAELGLNQAAPVTVFSFGGPRVGNAAFKARCDELGVKALRVANVHDPITKLPGVFLNEATTAGVRALGAWRESCYTHVGVELPLQNNGFGDLAAVHDLGTYVALLKKPPPTPQAKTNKARAAGDIGGVLGKVMGFVGRQRAGASLPWQDAALQMGGLVQTLGLI, via the coding sequence ATGCGTGCAAGCCACCCCAATCCCCAGTGGGATTTCCTTTGTCTCTCGGTCTCGCCCTATATATGCCCCCTCACCCCGCGCGCGTCCCCCATGCATCATCATCCATCATTGCCAGCCattcccttctcttctcctcccatcTATGGTCTTGGCGTTCCCACCGCCTCGATCGccgcgcagcagcagctgatgGCCTTCGCCGCTCCCGCGACAACACTAGCAGCTTCAGCAATGGCGCTCTCCCCGCAATGCGCGTCGACGCTCCCCAGCACCTCTAACTGCAACAGGCGGcgatgctgcagcagcagagcctcggcagcggcggcgatgtCGACGGCGTGCGTTCCGGTGGAGAgacggagggcggcggcgccgtcgtcgtccgtggcGGGGATGTGGAGGCAGGTGCAGGGCTGCTCTGACTGGGCCGGCCTGCTGGACCACGCCGTGGTCCGGGGCGAGGTGGCCCGGTACGGGGAGCTGGTGGACGCGTGCTACAAGGCGTTCGACCTGGACCCGAGCTCGCGGCGGCACCTCAACTGCAAGTACGGCAAGGAGCGGATGCTGGAGGCGGTGGGCATGGCGGGCGCCGGGTACGAGGTCACCAAGTACATCTACGCCGCCCCCGACGTGTCCGTGCCCATGGAGTCCTCGTCCGCAGCGAGCCGTTGGATCGGCTACGTGGCCGTGTCGACGGACGAGATGAGCCGGCGCCTGGGCCGGCGCGACGTGGTCGTCTCCTTCCGCGGCACCGTGACCCCCGCCGAGTGGATGGCCAACCTCATGAGCTCCCTGGAGCCGGCCCGCCTCGACCCCTGCGACCCGCGGCCCGACGTCAAGGTCGAGTCGGGGTTCCTCAGCCTCTACACCTCCGCCGACAAGACCTGCCgcttcggcggcgccggctcctgccgcgagcaGCTCCTCCGCGAGCTCTCCCGCCTCCTCGACTCCCATTACTcttcggcatcggcatcggcaccGGCGTCGGACATCAGCATCACGCTGGCGGGGCACAGCATGGGCAGCgcgctggcgctgctgctggcctACGACCTGGCGGAGCTGGGCCTGAACCAGGCCGCGCCGGTGACcgtcttctccttcggcgGGCCCAGGGTGGGCAACGCGGCCTTCAAGGCCCGCTGCGACGAGCTGggcgtcaaggcgctgcggGTCGCCAACGTGCACGACCCAATCACCAAGCTCCCGGGCGTCTTCCTCAACGAGGCCACCACGGCCGGGGTGCGCGCGCTCGGCGCCTGGCGGGAGTCCTGCTACACGCACGTCGGCGTCGAGCTCCCGCTCCAAAACAACGGCTTCGGCGACCTGGCCGCCGTGCACGACCTCGGCACCTACGTCGCATTGCTCaagaagccgccgccgacgccgcagGCCAAGACCAACAAGGCGAGAGCGGCGGGCGACATCGGCGGCGTGCTGGGCAAGGTCATGGGGTTCGTGGGCCGGCAGCGGGCCGGGGCTTCGTTGCCGTGGCAGGACGCGGCGCTGCAGATGGGCGGCCTGGTGCAGACGCTCGGGCTGATCTGA